TCGATCCTTTGCTGTTCCAGGACGAGTTGCGTAGCGGTGCGCTGGTGCAGCCGTTCGACGCCTGGGTCGACGACGGCTACGGCTACTACCTGCTGACCCATTCCGACGACTTGCTGGACGAAACGATTGCTTCGTTCCGTTCCTGGATGATCCAGCGTTTCGCCAATTCCTCGCTGGAACTGCAGCACCTGGTGCGCCGCACCGGCCTGCCGGCCGCAGCGGCGCAGGCCTGATGCCGGCTAGGCCGGCTGACTGCTGCCGCTGGATCGGCGTTCGACGAAGCGCCTGACGTAGTCGTCTGCCGGACGGTTGAGGATGTCGTCGGCACTGCCGACCTGCACCAGCACGCCGTCGCGCAAGATGGCGATCTGCGCGCCGATGTGGATCGCTTCATCCAGGTCGTGGGTGATGAACACGATGGTCTTGTTGAAGCGTTCCTGCAGCACCAGCAGTTGATCCTGCATTTCCGCGCGTATCAGCGGATCGAGCGCGCTGAAGGCTTCGTCCATCAGGATGATGTCGGTATCGGCCGCCAGCGCCCGCGCCAGGCCGACGCGCTGGCGCATGCCGCCGGACAGCTGGTCCGGATAGGCCTTGGAATAGCCTGTCAGGCCGACCCGTTCCAGCCATTCATGGGCCTGTTCGTGCGCCTCCTTCTTTTTCACGCCGCGCGTCAGCAGGGCGAAGGCGGTATTGTCCAGCACCGACCAGTGCGGCAGCAGGCCGAAGCTCTGGAACACCATGCTGATCTTGTTGCGGCGCAGTTGACGCAAGCCATGGGCATCGAGCGTGAGGATGTTTTCGCCATCGATCAGGATTTCGCCCTGGGTCGGATCGATCAGGCGGTTGAAATGCCGCACCAGGGTCGATTTGCCGGAACCGGAAAGGCCCATGATGACGGAGATCTTAGCTTCCGGAATCTCCAGTGAAATATCGCGCAGGCCGACATTGCAGCCGGTCTGCTGCAAGACTTCCGCCTTGCTCTTGTCCTGCCGCAGCAGGTCCAGCGCCGTTGCGCAATCCGCGCCAAACACTTTGTAGATATTGCGTACCGAAATTTTGCTAGGAGTAGTGTGTGCTTGATTCATGATTTATTCCGGCTTGGTCAGTTGCGAGCGCTGGCGGCGGTTCATGCCGTAGGCCTGGGTAATGCGGTCGATCACGATCGCCAGTATGACGACGGCGACGCCGGCATGCGCGCCTTTGCCGAAATCGAGGTTGGTCAGCCCTTGCAGGATATCCTCACCCAGACCGCGTGCGCCGATCATCGAAGCCACCACCACCATCGCCAGCGCTAGCATGGTGGTCTGGTTGATGCCGGCCATGATGCTGGGACGCGCCAGCGGCAGCTGCACCCACATCAACAGCTGGAATTTGGTGGTGCCGAAGGACCAGGCGGCGTCGCGGGTTTCCTGGTCGACCTGGCGGATGCCGAGCTCGGTCAGGCGTATCAACGGCGGCAGCGCGTAGATCACGGTGGCCAGCACGGCGGGCACCTTGCCGATGCTGAACAGCATCACCGCCGGCAGCATGTAGACAAACATGGGGAAGGTCTGCATCACGTCCAGCAGCGGCAGCAGCAGCCGCGACAGCAGCTTGCTGCGCGCCATCATGATGCCGATAGGGATGCCAATGACCAGTGAAATGATGATCGACACCAACATGATGCTGAGCGTCTGTATGGTTTTTTCCCACAAGCCCAGGCAGCCGATGAAGTACAGCGCCAGCACGAAAGCCAGACTCATGCGCACCCGGCGCAAGGCGTGGTAGCTGATCAGGCCGACCGCTGTCAGCACCAGCCACGGCGGTATCGATTGCAGGAAACTTTCCAGCGGTACCATCAGGTAGCGCAGCATGAAGGTGGAAATGTCGTGCAGGCTGTCGCCGTACTTCTGGACGATGCTGCTGATACCGGAATTTAAGACTTCGGAAAATGAAATTGGGATAAAGAATTCGAAAGACATGCTGATTCCTTCTGAAAGCACGGTGTTGCCAGCCATTGGCAAGCGGATGAGGTGCTGCGTGCGGCTGATACGAAGAGACGATGAAACGCGGGATCAAGCCCGCTGCCAGCATAGCGCAGCAGCAGGCTTCAGGGCAGTTGCTTACAACTTGGTTTCGATTTTTTGCGCGACGTCAGCCGGCACCCACTGCGTCCACAACGCTTTGTTTTTTTGCAGGAACTCTTTGGCCAACACCGAGCCGCCGACCTTGCGTTCGCCCATTTCGGTGATCGCGTGGTTGACGATATCGGCCGGTACCGAGAGCTTGTTGAAGA
The sequence above is a segment of the Collimonas sp. PA-H2 genome. Coding sequences within it:
- a CDS encoding glycine betaine/L-proline ABC transporter ATP-binding protein; translation: MNQAHTTPSKISVRNIYKVFGADCATALDLLRQDKSKAEVLQQTGCNVGLRDISLEIPEAKISVIMGLSGSGKSTLVRHFNRLIDPTQGEILIDGENILTLDAHGLRQLRRNKISMVFQSFGLLPHWSVLDNTAFALLTRGVKKKEAHEQAHEWLERVGLTGYSKAYPDQLSGGMRQRVGLARALAADTDIILMDEAFSALDPLIRAEMQDQLLVLQERFNKTIVFITHDLDEAIHIGAQIAILRDGVLVQVGSADDILNRPADDYVRRFVERRSSGSSQPA
- a CDS encoding proline/glycine betaine ABC transporter permease, encoding MSFEFFIPISFSEVLNSGISSIVQKYGDSLHDISTFMLRYLMVPLESFLQSIPPWLVLTAVGLISYHALRRVRMSLAFVLALYFIGCLGLWEKTIQTLSIMLVSIIISLVIGIPIGIMMARSKLLSRLLLPLLDVMQTFPMFVYMLPAVMLFSIGKVPAVLATVIYALPPLIRLTELGIRQVDQETRDAAWSFGTTKFQLLMWVQLPLARPSIMAGINQTTMLALAMVVVASMIGARGLGEDILQGLTNLDFGKGAHAGVAVVILAIVIDRITQAYGMNRRQRSQLTKPE